The DNA window TTGAAAAGAATAGAAGGTTGGTAAATTTTCTTATGGGAACCAATAATAAAAGTGAAATCGCACATATCAAACAATGGGCAAAGATAGAAAAGAAGAGTGACTAACCGCATTTTGTCCAAGTACGGTGCATAAAATTCCATCTGAAGCATTTGCTCGACACGCACGAATCATGTATGTTGGATCAATATATTTCACATCAGCATGAATACCAATCTCCTTGAAATATTTTTTCGtctgaaacaaaaaataattgttatttgTTGGAACAAATCACTAGGTAAAGCAGATCAAGATCGCAACGAGTTCAAAACTatctgaaacttcaaaaatttacAATAGAAGCAGGCATCTGCATTACTAAACAACTCGACACAATATTTGTTTGTTCGGCTTACAACAATTTGCAACATACACCATACTTAAACCCAATGCTTGCAGAGTTGCATTATACCTTAAAATATGCAATTTGAATTTCAATTTTAACTGAAATAAAACTAGGTAAAGCAGATCAAGATCGCAATGAGTTCAAAACTACTAAATGTCTTACTCATTTCAGAAAGTATATACAATTGCATTAactattttaagaaaataatgaCAAACCTGTTGTTGGATATAAACGCCAATGTCTCCAAATATAACATTCCCTGAAGCATCAGTAGCATtagtttttttaagtaaattctGCATCAGGAAGATAATATTGATTAGCAAGTTTGTATTTCTATGTCTGACGTTATATTTCTCGAGATAAATAATTATATCAGGAATGCAAGTTATGTCGATCGCGGTAATGATTACAAAATCTAAATCACCTGTCCAGCTCCCTCTGCTACACAAACTACAGCTGATCCCTGTGATTCTATAAGGTACTTGAGATGACTCAAAACTCCATGAGGTCCATGCAAATTGAAAGGAACCTTTTTGAACCATAGATAGAACTTGTATCAGTTTATCTATACGACAAAGAAAGAGAGCAGTatgttcaatttttattttacataCCTCGGGAATTAGACATACGTCAATCTGTCCACTGGCTAGTGAAGATTGCATTGCGATGAATCCACTACTACGACCCATTAATTTCACGATCCCAATTCCATGATATGCACTATGTGCCTAATAAGATTAGGAGAAGATTTAAACCGTGATGTCAATTGCAGATCGTGAAAAATGACAGTTTTTTCAATTTCTGCTATGTAACAATGCCGCAATTTAACACCAGTGGATGTAATTATGATAAGCATTACTCAAGTAATTTACCTCAATGTATGCAGAATTTATTGCTCTTTGGGCTTCTTCTACTGCAGTGTCAAAGCCAAAAGTTTTGTCCATCAATAAAATGTCATTGTCTATAGTTTTCGGCACTCCGATTACCGACACTTTAAGCCTTCTTTTACAGCACTGAAAGCAGTAAAATCTTTAAATCATTAGACTTTTAAGACATACTTATACATAAAATTTTCTGAGAATTTCAACTAATCTCGGATCCCAATAGATATTTTCCTTAGATGATCCAATTGAATGCAATTAATTAGTTAAAGGTTAAAGAATTAAAACCTCATTGTGAATTGCATTTGCACCAGCATGTGTACCATTTCCACCCAATACGAAGAGCATGTTAATCCCTCTTTCCTGCAATCAATAGTATGCATATATAAGAAAACCAGTATATATACTACAATGTGTACACACAAGCGCGCGCAAACATGTATAGGCACCTATTAGTTCTCAATGgaataatcaatttaattaatagaATGAATCGATTAACAACCTCCAAACTGTTCACAATTTCACTAACTTCAGGTCCTCCGCGTGAAACTCCTAATAGGCTTCCACCTGAAAGATGAATATTTTGAACTACTTTCCTCGAAAGCTGTAATTGAAATCGCAATATACTAAATAGTATTAGATGGACCTCAAGTTCAATAGATTTAATTTCAAACTTGTCGAATCAATTGCTGTTTATGACTAAGTCAACAAGAAGGGAATTATGAGATTACCTGGACTTCCATCAACTCTTTGTCAGAAAAGCCGCGATAGCCAAAAGGAATACCAATAATCTTTTTTACACCATATATTTCAAGTGTGATTACAATCTGCAGCACATTCATTATTGAATCAGAAATGTGATGTTTTCAAAAGCTTAAACAAACACTCTAAAACAAACAGGCATTTTATCTTTTCTCGAGAATTTCTCAAAGCCGTGTCAGAAACAAATTGATCACAAACAAACCTGTCTAATGACATCGTTGAGTCCAGGACACAGTCCTCCACAAGTAACAATGGCTGCCTTTACTTCTTCTGGTTTGAAGTATATATTTTTCCGAGGTCCAGCTCGATGAACCCTACAAGGATATCAAAACCTTTTACCATACCATCATACACTAATCTTGGAAAAAAAATGTATGCATCAAGAAGACTTATAAAAGACATTGAAACTACATACTGTAAATAATATAACCATTTGATAACTTAAAAGAAAGAATTAATAACTACTTTGTTCATAATTTTTCAGGAGCATGTTCATCTCTGAACATCACATTCTTGCCCTTGGAGAAACAGAATTAACAAGGGGATTGCAATCAATGTTAAGTTCTTTCATTTCAATATAGTGACATTAATATCCCTTCAACTGACAAACGTATAATCAGTCATTATATTCCAGATTGACATTGAGAAATCAAATACTTTACCATTGTTCTACCCAATTACAACCAGGATCAATGCACTCGGCGCCAGCAGATGTGGGGGATGAATGGTATATTGTCTGAAAGATCAAAGCAAACAAAAACATTAACATTCAACAAGGCCAAAACATCAGGGTTGTCAATTGCAGATTGTTAAAATTCTGCTATGCAATAGCGCCACTATAGCTGCTATTCGATACAATTTTGTAATAAATAACGTATCGCAGAACAATATCTTTTTGTCCAAACTCTGCTACGCTATAACGGCTATTTAACGACATTGCAAAACatgtattttaaacataattgaaTAAGATCATCGGTTAATATCCACGTCAGGCATTTCACTTCTATTCAATTACAATTACAAAAGGACATTCCAATCCAAAGAATAAGTGAAACATGAGA is part of the Vicia villosa cultivar HV-30 ecotype Madison, WI linkage group LG2, Vvil1.0, whole genome shotgun sequence genome and encodes:
- the LOC131646142 gene encoding ATP-dependent 6-phosphofructokinase 5, chloroplastic-like, translated to MDTTLPHVITTPYLTTTFRHGLTTSKLRHSNPRLFRSFRVASNVRVFSELKSHNNTATIDYTDPGWKTKFKEDFEARFRLPHVTDTFPDSVSMPSTFCLKMRTPVMNGVPGNYLSDEEWNGYINDNDRVLLKTIYHSSPTSAGAECIDPGCNWVEQWVHRAGPRKNIYFKPEEVKAAIVTCGGLCPGLNDVIRQIVITLEIYGVKKIIGIPFGYRGFSDKELMEVQLSRKVVQNIHLSGGSLLGVSRGGPEVSEIVNSLEERGINMLFVLGGNGTHAGANAIHNECCKRRLKVSVIGVPKTIDNDILLMDKTFGFDTAVEEAQRAINSAYIEAHSAYHGIGIVKLMGRSSGFIAMQSSLASGQIDVCLIPEVPFNLHGPHGVLSHLKYLIESQGSAVVCVAEGAGQNLLKKTNATDASGNVIFGDIGVYIQQQTKKYFKEIGIHADVKYIDPTYMIRACRANASDGILCTVLGQNAVHGAFAGFSGITVGTCNTHYAYFPITEVISHPQLVDPNSRMWHRCLTSTGQPDFV